CCCATACTCTTTAGTTTCAGTTCAGCGATTTTTGAGTCTATCTCAAAGGGAACTGAATATACATTGTTTTCTAACTTTTTAGCATTTTTAATAAGATATTCAACACATAGCGCCTGATTAGCAAAACTCATGTCCATCACAGAACTTGGATGTCCTTCTGCTGAAGCTAAATTTATTAGTCTACCCTCTCCAAGAACATTTATCCGCCTTCCATCTTTTAATGTATATTCATCCACATAATCTCTAATCTGTCTTACTTTCTTTGACATTTTCTTTAAAGCATTTAGATCTATTTCAACATTGAAGTGACCTGAATTGGAAACTATTGCACCATCCTTCATAACTTTGAAATGTTCTTCTCTTAATACTGAAGTATTGCCTGTAACTGTACAAAATATATCTCCAATCTTTGCAGCATCAATCATGGGCATAACTTCATATCCATCCATAACTGCCTCTAAAGCTTTTAAAGCATCGATTTCTGTAACTATAACCCTTGCCCCCATACCCCTTGCTCTCATTGCCAATCCTTTGCCACACCAGCCATATCCTGAAACTACAAATATGGAACCAGCAAGAAGCCTATTAGTAGCCCTTATTATCCCATCAATTGTACTTTGACCAGTACCATACCTATTGTCAAACATATGCTTGGTATTTGCATCATTTACCGCAATTATTGGGTATTTTAAAACTTTATTTTTTGCCATGCTTTTTAATCTAATTACTCCAGTGGTTGTTTCCTCAGTACCACCAAAAATATTTTTTATCAAAGCCTTTTTATCCTTATGCAAAACACTTACTAAATCCGCACCATCATCCATCGTTATATTTGGCTTTAGTTCAAGGACAGATTCAATATGTTTGTAATAAGTTTTATTGTCCTCGCCTTTGATGGCATAAACCGAAATGCCAGAATTTTTTACTAATGATGCAGCAACGTCATCCTGTGTACTTAAAGGATTTGACGCACATAATGCTACTTCAGCTCCACCATTTTTTAAGACTTCCATTAGATAAGCTGTTTCTGTTGTCACATGAAGACATGCTGAAATTCTAATATTTTTTAAAGGCTTTTCTTTCGAAAACCTTTCATTTATTTGCTTTAATACTGGCATGCTTTGAGAAGCCCATTCTATTCTCAACTTACCTTTTTCTGCTAATTTTAAATCCTTCACATCATAGTTTTTTTTCATTCTATACCTCTTATTTAATTAGTTTTTTTATATCCTTGATTCTATTTGTCAGTTCCCAAGTAAACTCTTTTTCATTTCTACCAAAATGTCCATACGCTGCAGTCTTTCTATAAATTGGCCTTTTTAAATTAAGGTATTCTATCATTGCCTTTGGACGAAAATCAAAAAGCTTGTTCACTATGTTTTCAATTTCCACATCAGGAATTATTCCAGTCCCCTTTGTATCAACCATTATTGAAACTGGTTTTGCAACTCCTATCGCATAGGCAACCTGTAATTCACACTTTTTGGCAAGGCCTGAAGCAACTATGTTTTTTGCTACATGTCTTGCCATGTAGGAAGCTGTTCTATCAACTTTAGATGGATCTTTTCCAGAGAATGCGCCACCACCATGACTACCCACACCACCATAGGTATCAACAATAATCTTCCTACCTGTTAGTCCCGTATCACCCTTAGGACCTCCTATAACAAACCTCCCTGTTGGATTAACAAATATCTTTGTTTTTTTATCCATCATATTTTCAGGAATTACCTTCTTTATAACTTCTTCAATCATTGCTTCTTTAATTTTTTTATAGCTTATTTTATCTGCATGCTGTGTGGAAATAACTACAGCATCTACCCTCACAGGAACACTATCAACATATTCCACTGTTACCTGAGATTTACCATCGGGCTTAATAAAATCAACTATCTTTTTTTTCCTCACTTCAGCTAATCTCATTGAAAGCTTATGGGCTAAATATATTGGCATGGGCATAAAAGCATCGGTTTCATCTGTTGCATACCCAAACATAAGGCCCTGATCTCCAGCACCCTGTTCTTCATACAATCCCTTCCCTTCATCAACTCCCATTGCTATATCTGGTGATTGTCTATCAATAGATGTTATTACAGCACAGTTTTCAGCATCAAACCCTAATTCTGGTTCGTTATATCCAATATCTCTT
This portion of the Calditerrivibrio sp. genome encodes:
- the ahcY gene encoding adenosylhomocysteinase — encoded protein: MKKNYDVKDLKLAEKGKLRIEWASQSMPVLKQINERFSKEKPLKNIRISACLHVTTETAYLMEVLKNGGAEVALCASNPLSTQDDVAASLVKNSGISVYAIKGEDNKTYYKHIESVLELKPNITMDDGADLVSVLHKDKKALIKNIFGGTEETTTGVIRLKSMAKNKVLKYPIIAVNDANTKHMFDNRYGTGQSTIDGIIRATNRLLAGSIFVVSGYGWCGKGLAMRARGMGARVIVTEIDALKALEAVMDGYEVMPMIDAAKIGDIFCTVTGNTSVLREEHFKVMKDGAIVSNSGHFNVEIDLNALKKMSKKVRQIRDYVDEYTLKDGRRINVLGEGRLINLASAEGHPSSVMDMSFANQALCVEYLIKNAKKLENNVYSVPFEIDSKIAELKLKSMGIKIDKLTKEQKKYLDSWEEGT
- the metK gene encoding methionine adenosyltransferase; translation: MSKGKRFLFTSESVTEGHPDKVADQISDAVLDAMIAQDPESRVACETLVTTGLIFVAGEITSKAVVNIPDLARSVVRDIGYNEPELGFDAENCAVITSIDRQSPDIAMGVDEGKGLYEEQGAGDQGLMFGYATDETDAFMPMPIYLAHKLSMRLAEVRKKKIVDFIKPDGKSQVTVEYVDSVPVRVDAVVISTQHADKISYKKIKEAMIEEVIKKVIPENMMDKKTKIFVNPTGRFVIGGPKGDTGLTGRKIIVDTYGGVGSHGGGAFSGKDPSKVDRTASYMARHVAKNIVASGLAKKCELQVAYAIGVAKPVSIMVDTKGTGIIPDVEIENIVNKLFDFRPKAMIEYLNLKRPIYRKTAAYGHFGRNEKEFTWELTNRIKDIKKLIK